The following are encoded together in the Nocardioides sp. Arc9.136 genome:
- a CDS encoding TIGR03857 family LLM class F420-dependent oxidoreductase, with protein sequence MSQRLTELACYGLAGHTDQPRDLLAEARLAEELGLGSVFLSERFNLKDAGVLAGAVAAATEHVGIATAATNHNTRHPLVTATLATTAHRLSGGRYALGLGRGFGALFDVMGLPRVTGAQLEDAIGIYRSLWRGEAVLGHEGPAGSYPYLSQDGSFDERVPVLMTAIGPRSLALAGRLADGVVLHTFLTDEALARSVATIRSAAEEAGRDPASVRVWAVLATVEDSLPEDLRLRKLVGRLATYLQGYGDVLVAANGWDPAVLDRFRTDPLVQGYPGAFDAIGTVEELTHLRDDVLPAEWLAASATGSAEQCAARVLEQLALGADSVVLHGATPAELAPVLTAYAAARDDATFAGLPANPGWMS encoded by the coding sequence GTGAGCCAGCGCCTCACCGAGCTGGCCTGCTACGGCCTCGCCGGGCACACCGACCAGCCCCGCGACCTGCTCGCCGAGGCGCGGCTGGCCGAGGAGCTGGGCCTGGGCTCGGTGTTCCTCTCCGAGCGGTTCAACCTCAAGGACGCCGGCGTGCTGGCCGGGGCGGTCGCGGCCGCCACCGAGCACGTCGGCATCGCCACCGCGGCGACCAACCACAACACCCGGCACCCGCTGGTCACCGCGACGCTGGCGACCACCGCGCACCGGCTGTCCGGCGGGCGGTACGCCCTGGGCCTGGGCCGCGGGTTCGGCGCGCTGTTCGACGTGATGGGGCTGCCGCGGGTGACCGGTGCGCAGCTCGAGGACGCGATCGGCATCTACCGCTCGCTGTGGCGGGGCGAGGCGGTGCTCGGCCACGAGGGGCCGGCCGGCTCCTACCCCTACCTCTCCCAGGACGGCTCGTTCGACGAGCGGGTCCCGGTGCTGATGACCGCCATCGGCCCGCGGTCGCTCGCGCTGGCCGGCCGGCTGGCCGACGGGGTCGTGCTGCACACGTTCCTCACCGACGAGGCGCTGGCGCGGTCGGTCGCCACGATCCGCTCCGCGGCCGAGGAGGCCGGGCGCGACCCGGCGTCGGTGCGGGTCTGGGCGGTGCTGGCGACCGTCGAGGACTCGCTGCCCGAGGACCTGCGGCTGCGCAAGCTGGTGGGCCGGCTGGCGACGTACCTGCAGGGGTACGGCGACGTGCTGGTCGCCGCGAACGGCTGGGACCCCGCCGTGCTCGACCGGTTCCGCACCGACCCGCTCGTGCAGGGCTATCCCGGTGCGTTCGACGCGATCGGCACCGTCGAGGAGCTGACCCACCTGCGCGACGACGTCCTGCCCGCGGAGTGGCTCGCCGCCTCGGCGACCGGCAGCGCGGAGCAGTGCGCCGCCCGAGTGCTGGAGCAGCTCGCGCTCGGCGCCGACAGCGTCGTGCTCCACGGGGCGACGCCCGCCGAGCTGGCGCCCGTGCTGACGGCGTACGCCGCGGCCCGCGACGACGCCACCTTCGCCGGGCTCCCGGCCAACCCGGGATGGATGTCATGA
- a CDS encoding SDR family NAD(P)-dependent oxidoreductase, whose protein sequence is MTSTSPAGQPVALVVGGASGLGAASAAALRAAGHTVVTGDLEGAAADLVVDVTEEAAVAAAVDTVVAEHGRLDVVVNSAGVSTLMQVVDHDVQEFRRVLDVNLTGGMLVLKHAARVMATPDGAGGAVVSIASLNARQPGTGMAAYCSAKAGLAMLTQVAALELGPRGVRVNAVSPGLVVTPLTAPAMDIPGVQEDYVENTPLGRAGTPEEVAEAVVYLATARWLTGEVLDLNGGAHLMRYPDLVGHVTRAFG, encoded by the coding sequence ATGACCAGCACCAGCCCCGCAGGACAGCCCGTCGCGCTCGTGGTCGGTGGTGCCTCCGGGCTCGGTGCCGCGTCCGCCGCGGCGCTGCGGGCGGCCGGCCACACCGTCGTCACCGGCGACCTGGAGGGCGCGGCGGCCGACCTGGTCGTCGACGTCACCGAGGAGGCGGCCGTCGCGGCCGCGGTCGACACGGTCGTCGCCGAGCACGGCCGGCTCGACGTGGTGGTCAACAGCGCCGGTGTCAGCACGCTGATGCAGGTGGTCGACCACGACGTGCAGGAGTTCCGGCGCGTGCTGGACGTCAACCTCACCGGCGGGATGCTCGTGCTCAAGCACGCGGCCCGGGTGATGGCCACCCCGGACGGCGCCGGCGGCGCGGTCGTCTCGATCGCCTCGCTCAACGCCCGCCAGCCGGGCACCGGCATGGCGGCGTACTGCTCGGCCAAGGCGGGCCTGGCGATGCTCACCCAGGTGGCCGCGTTGGAGCTCGGGCCGCGCGGCGTGCGCGTCAACGCCGTCTCCCCCGGCCTGGTCGTCACCCCGCTGACCGCGCCGGCGATGGACATCCCCGGCGTGCAGGAGGACTACGTCGAGAACACGCCGCTCGGCCGGGCCGGCACGCCCGAGGAGGTGGCCGAGGCGGTCGTCTACCTGGCCACCGCACGTTGGCTCACCGGCGAGGTGCTCGACCTCAACGGCGGCGCGCACCTTATGCGCTACCCCGACCTCGTCGGCCACGTGACGCGGGCCTTCGGGTGA
- a CDS encoding phosphotransferase family protein encodes MTAPTIDTPEEITAEWVGEALGAVPDSVRVAPVGFGQIGSCLRVSLAGDGLPPSVLVKLPTADAGTRGMLVGAYRSEVSFYRELEPTVAVDVPRCHLATDVTDDGRFTLVLEDLAPAEQGDQLRGGTPEQVRGAAENLAGLHGPRWCDPALLDLGRITMQDAEGADLLASVYGPAIDTFLEITGPLMSSEAATTVRETQDVVVDWSLARAERFGIVHGDYRLDNLMFSPDPAVQVKAVDWQTLSLGLPAKDLAYLVATSLDAPARRACEEAVVAAYHRRLLAHGVTGHPLEECWDDYRFAMLQGILVSVFGCAYGARTDRGDRMFAVMVERTAAAVRELGTLGLV; translated from the coding sequence ATGACCGCGCCGACGATCGACACCCCTGAGGAGATCACCGCCGAGTGGGTCGGCGAGGCGCTGGGCGCCGTGCCGGACTCGGTGCGGGTGGCCCCGGTCGGCTTCGGCCAGATCGGGTCCTGCCTGCGGGTCTCGCTCGCCGGGGACGGGTTGCCGCCGAGCGTGCTGGTGAAGCTGCCGACGGCCGACGCCGGAACCCGCGGCATGCTCGTCGGCGCCTACCGGTCCGAGGTCAGCTTCTACCGCGAGCTCGAGCCGACCGTCGCCGTCGACGTGCCGCGCTGCCACCTGGCCACCGACGTCACCGACGACGGGCGCTTCACGCTCGTCCTGGAGGACCTCGCGCCGGCCGAGCAGGGCGACCAGCTGCGCGGCGGCACTCCGGAGCAGGTGCGCGGCGCGGCGGAGAACCTCGCCGGGCTGCACGGTCCGCGCTGGTGCGACCCCGCCCTCCTCGACCTGGGCCGGATCACGATGCAGGACGCCGAGGGCGCGGACCTGCTCGCGTCGGTCTACGGCCCCGCCATCGACACGTTCCTGGAGATCACCGGCCCGCTGATGTCGTCCGAGGCGGCCACGACCGTCCGCGAGACCCAGGACGTGGTCGTCGACTGGTCGCTGGCGCGGGCGGAGCGGTTCGGGATCGTCCACGGCGACTACCGCCTCGACAACCTGATGTTCTCCCCCGACCCCGCCGTCCAGGTGAAGGCCGTCGACTGGCAGACCCTCAGCCTCGGGCTGCCCGCCAAGGACCTCGCCTACCTCGTCGCCACCAGCCTCGACGCCCCCGCGCGCCGCGCCTGCGAGGAGGCCGTCGTCGCGGCGTACCACCGGCGGCTGCTCGCTCACGGCGTCACCGGCCACCCGCTCGAGGAGTGCTGGGACGACTACCGCTTCGCGATGCTGCAGGGGATCCTCGTCTCCGTCTTCGGCTGCGCGTACGGCGCCCGCACCGACCGGGGTGACC